GACTATAGAATCCGCTCCTGCATCTGATATTAGTTTAATATTATCAAGCTTTATTCCGCCGTCAACTTGAATTAAAGGCGGGTTTGGGAACTCATCTATGATCTCTCTAAGGGTGCTTACCTTATCCACCATAGACTCTATAAATTTCTGGCCCGGAAAACCCGGTTCTACTGTCATAATAAGCAC
This Thermodesulfobacteriota bacterium DNA region includes the following protein-coding sequences:
- a CDS encoding ribulose-phosphate 3-epimerase, giving the protein VLIMTVEPGFPGQKFIESMVDKVSTLREIIDEFPNPPLIQVDGGIKLDNIKLISDAGADSIVSGSGIFGTKDYAETISLMRKEIES